The Lathamus discolor isolate bLatDis1 unplaced genomic scaffold, bLatDis1.hap1 Scaffold_170, whole genome shotgun sequence genome has a segment encoding these proteins:
- the USP48 gene encoding ubiquitin carboxyl-terminal hydrolase 48 isoform X4, whose translation MAPRLQLEKAAWRWTETVPPEAVAQEHIEAAYRVGLEPCQRGACRRNCRGNPNCLVGIGEHVWLGEIDENSFHNIDDPNCERRKKNAFVGLTNLGATCYVNTFLQMWFLNLELRQALYLCPSTSMAGEGIPKDKDYEPQSICEHLQYLFALLQNSKRRYIDPSGFVKALGLDTGQQQDAQEFSKLFMSLLEDTLSKQKNPDVRNIVQKQFCGEYAYVTVCNQCGRESKLVSKFYELELNIQGHKQLTDCITEFLKEEKLEGDNRYFCETCQSKQNATRKIRLLSLPCTLNLQLMRFVFDRQTGHKKKLNTYIGFSELLDMEPFMEQKNGVYVYELSAVLIHRGVSAYSGHYIAHVKDPQTGEWYKFNDEDIEKMEGKKLQLGIEEDLAEPSKSQTRKPKCGKGTHCSRNAYMLVYRLQTREKSLTVEVPAFLQELVERDNSKFEEWCNEMAEMRKQSVARGKIKHEEVKELYKRLPAEAGSPYDFISLEWLQKWLDESTPPKPIDNTACLCSHGKLHPDKISIMKRISEYVADFFYRRYGGGPRLNVKALCKDCVVERCRILRLKNRLNEDYKAVTNLLKITVKGNDGFWVGKASLRSWRQLALEQLNDQDEDTEHSNGKINGNAQSKDESNEEKREEEEELNFNEDIVCPHGGLCISENERRVVSKEAWEKLKQYFPKAPEFPNNKECCSQCKILEREGEENEALHKMMASEQKTSLQNLFHDKCRPCLGSWPQETDELYIVSQFFVEEWRKFVRRPTRCSPVSSVGNSALLCPHGGLMFTYASMTKEDSKLSDMAQRVGEDSKTLCCGSRHQNHPDSSARGGPRGCPLHL comes from the exons ATGGCGCCgcggctgcagctggagaaggcGGCGTGGCGCTGGACCGAGACGGTGCCGCCCGAGGCCGTGGCGCAGGAGCACATCGAAGCGGCCTACCGCGTCGGGCTGGAGCCCTGCCAGCGCGGCGCCTGCCG GAGGAACTGCCGGGGGAACCCCAACTGCCTGGTGGGCATCGGGGAGCACGTGTGGCTGGGCGAGATCGATGAGAACAGCTTCCACAACATCGACGACCCCAACTGCGAGCGCCGCAAGAAG AACGCGTTCGTGGGCTTAACGAACCTCGGAGCCACGTGCTACGTGAACACCTTCCTGCAGATGTGGTTTCTGAACCTGGAGCTCCGGCAGGCCCTCTACTTGTGTCCCAGCACCTCCATGGCTGGAGAGGGCATCCCGAAGGACAAAG ACTATGAGCCTCAGAGCATTTGTGAGCACCTGCAGTACCTGTTTGCcctgctgcagaacagcaagCGGCGATACATCGATCCCTCTGGATTTGTCAAGGCGCTGGGCTTGGACACGGGGCAGCAGCAG GATGCCCAGGAGTTTTCCAAGCTGTTCATGTCGCTGCTGGAAGATACTTTATCCAAACAAAAGAACCCAGATGTCCGAAACATAGTGCAGAAGCAGTTCTGTGGAGAGTACGCCTACGTCACGGT CTGCAACCAGTGTGGCAGAGAGTCCAAACTCGTGTCCAAGTTTTACGAGCTGGAGTTAAACATCCAAGGGCATAAGCAGTTGACAGACTGTATAACGGAATTCCTTAAG gaagaaaaactaGAAGGGGACAATCGTTACTTCTGTGAGACGTGTCAGAGCAAGCAGAATGCCACGAGGAAGATCAGGCTGCTGAGCCTTCCCTGCACGCTCAACCTGCAGCTCATGCGCTTCGTGTTTGACAG GCAAACTGGCCATAAGAAGAAGCTGAACACCTACATCGGCTTCTCAGAGCTGCTGGACATGGAGCCTTTCATGGAACAAAAGA ATGGTGTCTATGTCTATGAGCTGAGCGCTGTCCTCATCCACCGTGGTGTGAGCGCCTACTCCGGGCACTACATTGCCCACGTGAAGGACCCACAGACGGGCGAGTGGTACAAGTTTAATGATGAAGACATAGAAAAGATGGAAGGGAAGAAACTGCAGCTGGGGATTGAGGAAGATCTAG CGGAGCCATCGAAATCCCAGACTCGGAAACCCAAGTGTGGGAAGGGGACGCACTGCTCCCGGAATGCCTACATGCTGGTGTACAGGCTGCAGACCCGGGAGAAATCCCTGACAGTCGAAGTGCCAG ctttcctgcaggagctggtagAACGTGACAACTCCAAGTTCGAGGAGTGGTGCAACGAAATGGCCGAGATGCGCAAGCAGAGCGTGGCCAGGGGCAAAATCAAGCACGAGGAGGTGAAGGAGCTCTACAAAAGGTTACCCGCTGAAGCTG GTTCCCCGTACGACTTCATCTCTCTGGAGTGGCTGCAGAAATGGCTGGATGAGTCCACTCCTCCCAAACCCATAGATAACACGGCTTGCCTCTGCTCCCATGGCAAGCTCCATCCCGACAAAATATCCATCATGAAGAGGATATCGGAGTACGTGGCTGACTTCTTCTACAGGAGATACGGAGGAGGGCCCCGGCTGAATG TGAAAGCACTTTGCAAGGACTGCGTGGTGGAAAGGTGTCGAATCCTGCGGCTGAAGAACCGCTTAAACGAAGACTACAAAGCTGTGACCAACCTGCTGAAGATCACAGTCAAGGG GAATGACGGGTTCTGGGTTGGAAAAGCATCCTTGAGGAGCTGGCGTCAGCTGGCTCTGGAGCAGTTAAATGATCAAGATGAAGACACGGAGCACAGTAAtgggaaaataaatggaaacGCACAAAGCAAAG ATGAATCCAatgaagagaagagagaggaggaagaggagttaAATTTTAATGAAGACATCGTTTGCCCACATG GTGGCTTGTGCATATCCGAGAACGAACGCAGGGTGGTTTCCAAGGAAGCCTGGGAGAAACTCAAGCAATACTTTCCAAAGGCCCCTGAATTCCCAAATAATAAAGAGTGCTGTTCCCAGTGCAAG ATCTTGGAGCGCGAAGGGGAGGAGAACGAAGCTCTGCATAAGATGATGGCCAGCGAGCAGAAGACTTCTCTCCAGAACCTGTTCCATGATAAATGCAGACCTTGCCTGGGCAGCTGGCCTCAG gAGACAGATGAGCTGTACATCGTTTCGCAGTTCTTTGTGGAAGAGTGGAGGAAATTTGTCAG GAGGCCAACGCGCTGCAGCCCCGTGTCCTCGGTAGGGAACAGCGCTCTCCTCTGCCCCCACGGAGGCCTCATGTTCACCTACGCTTCTATGACCAAAGAAGACTCCAAACT CTCTGATATGGCCCAGCGAGTGGGAGAGGATTCAAAAACTCTTTGTTGTGGATCACGTCATCAAAATCACCCGGACAGCAGCGCCCGGGGCGGACCCCGAGGGTGCCCTTTACACCTCTGA